The proteins below are encoded in one region of Phyllopteryx taeniolatus isolate TA_2022b chromosome 11, UOR_Ptae_1.2, whole genome shotgun sequence:
- the nfkb2 gene encoding nuclear factor NF-kappa-B p100 subunit isoform X1, with amino-acid sequence MTEAQLINGYDNDFQFNLTPYEYIPPVDVKTEAYIPETAHGPYIQIIEEPKQRGFRFRYECEGPSHGGLPGASSEKNRRTYPTVKINNYVGHARVEVQLVTHTDPPRVHAHSLVGRHCNENGTCTLDVGPDDLTASFSNLGILHVTKKGVTDVLTRRLRDEWRRRPGGSARPTATEESALVKEAKELSKMVDLNIVRLKFTAFLKDSNGGFTRALRAVVSNAIYDSKSPNASNLKISRMDKTCGSVLGGDEIFLLCDKVQKDDIDVRFYEDEDGGWEAYGDFAPTDVHKQYAIVFKTPPYHSAEIERPVTVFLQLKRKKAGDCSDPKHFTYIPHVQDKEEVLRKKQKPLPHYEPWRGGGGGGAGGGGFGGGGATSEGFHFSQQMNGAAGGGGGGGGVFYSGSSGSFGGGGVHMSGSALQRRQLAVIASALQAGASDAARQARGALLRYCAGGDARVLLELHGRLCATRDASGDTPLHLSVIHQQTAVTCQLIDTLLSNRRERLLDVANHQQQTALHLAALTRQASAVEALMRAGADPGLRDKDGRCPLHLAALGGDAATLRAALAHLGEGHAHVLNTADYHGLVPLHLAVRRDGHRCLRLLVESGAKVNAPELKGGHTALHMAVRQNLLKVACTLVTELKADVNARTFGGNTPLHLAAAAHAHTLCSVLLAAGADKYMENDEPLVLSSSSDDDEEEAGATARPVGSRKRRVSGHTALDLAKCHKVRKLLTSPTARHVTDKIQGKRGGAAGGEPRWRVDADTLGHLVEVVRDAGVPWDKMADKLGMTTLASFYRDSPSPYYSLLQHYQLCGGPAEDVLEALASLGVDDGVRLLRRLHPDDALAPQDKLRQESTVDSGFSSQPIEDEQPPAANQ; translated from the exons aTGACGGAAGCTCAGTTGATCAACGGCTACGACAACGAC TTCCAGTTCAACTTGACGCCGTACGAATACATTCCTCCCGTGGACGTGAAGACTGAAGCGTACATACCTGAGACAG CACATGGCCCTTACATACAAATCATCGAGGAGCCCAAACAG CGCGGCTTTCGCTTTCGTTATGAGTGCGAGGGCCCGTCGCACGGCGGTCTGCCGGGAGCCTCCAGTGAGAAAAACAGAAGGACGTACCCCACTGTCAAG aTCAACAACTACGTGGGCCACGCGCGTGTGGAGGTTCAGCTGGTGACCCACACGGATCCGCCGCGCGTGCACGCGCACAGCCTGGTGGGACGCCACTGCAACGAGAACGGAACGTGCACCCTGGACGTGGGACCCGACGACCTGACCGCCTC TTTCAGCAACCTGGGCATCCTCCACGTGACCAAGAAGGGTGTGACGGACGTCCTGACGCGGAGACTGCGAGACGAGTGGCGTCGGCGTCCGGGAGGCTCCGCCCGGCCCACGGCGACCGAGGAGAGCGCGCTGGTCAAGGAGGCCAAGGAGCTGTCCAAGATGGTGGACCTCAACATCGTCAGGCTCAAGTTCACCGCCTTCCTCAAGGACAGCAACGGAGGATTCACGAGAGCTCTCCGGGCCGTGGTGTCCAACGCCATCTACGACAGCA AATCTCCCAACGCGTCCAACCTGAAGATCTCCCGCATGGACAAGACGTGCGGATCGGTGCTGGGAGGAGACGAGATCTTCCTGCTCTGCGACAAAGTCCAGAAAG ACGACATCGACGTGCGCTTCTACGAGGACGAGGACGGCGGCTGGGAGGCGTACGGCGACTTCGCTCCGACCGACGTCCACAAGCAG TACGCCATCGTGTTCAAAACGCCGCCGTACCACAGCGCCGAGATCGAGCGTCCCGTCACCGTCTTCCTCCAGCTCAAGCGGAAAAAGGCGGGAGACTGCAGCGACCCCAAACACTTCACGTACATTCCGCACGTTCAAG ACAAAGAGGAGGTGCTGAGGAAGAAACAAAAGCCCCTCCCCCACTACGAGCcctggcgaggaggaggaggaggaggagccggcggcggcggctttgGAGGGGGAGGAGCTACAAGTGAAG GTTTTCACTTCAGCCAGCAAATGAACGGCGCGgcgggtggaggaggaggagggggcggaGTCTTCTATTCCGGAAGCAGCGGCAGCTTTGGAGGGGGCGGGGTCCACATGTCAGGCTCCGCCCTCCAGCGCAGGCAACTGGCCGTTATCG CCTCCGCCCTCCAGGCCGGCGCGTCGGACGCCGCTCGTCAGGCGCGCGGCGCCCTACTTCGCTACTGCGCCGGCGGCGACGCTCGGGTCCTTCTGGAGCTGCACGGACGCCTGTGCGCCACGCGGGACGCCAGCGGAGACAC TCCCCTGCACCTGTCCGTCATCCATCAGCAGACGGCCGTCACCTGCCAGCTGATCGACACGTTGCTTAGCAACCGGCGGGAACGCCTGCTCGACGTCGCCAATCATCAGCAGCAG ACGGCGCTGCACCTGGCGGCGCTGACGCGTCAGGCGTCTGCGGTGGAGGCGCTGATGAGGGCGGGGGCGGACCCCGGCCTGCGGGACAAAGACGGCCGCTGCCCGCTGCACCTGGCGGCGCTGGGCGGCGACGCGGCCACGCTGCGCGCCGCGCTGGCCCACCTGGGGGAAGGACACGCCCACGTCTTGAACACGGCCGATTACCACG GTTTGGTCCCGCTTCACCTGGCGGTCCGTCGCGACGGGCATCGCTGTCTGCGCCTGCTGGTGGAGAGCGGCGCTAAGGTCAACGCCCCCGAGCTGAAGGGCGGACACACGGCTCTGCACATGGCCGTCCGCCAAAACCTTCTCAAGGTCGCCTGCACGCTGGTCACCGAG TTGAAGGCGGACGTGAACGCTCGCACGTTCGGAGGAAACACGCCGCTTCATCTGGCCGCCgccgcacacgcgcacacgctcTGCTCCGTGCTGCTTGCCGCcg GTGCGGACAAATACATGGAAAACGACGAGCCGCTGGTCTTAAGCTCCTCCtccgacgacgacgaggaggaggcgggggcTACGGCGCGGCCAGTCGGCAGCCGGAAGAGACGAGTGAGCGGGCACACGGCGCTGGACCTGGCCAAATGTCACAAG GTCAGGAAGCTGCTGACGTCGCCGACCGCTCGTCACGTGACTGACAAGATCCAAGGCAAACGAG GCGGCGCGGCAGGCGGCGAGCCGCGTTGGCGCGTGGACGCGGACACGCTGGGCCACCTGGTGGAGGTTGTCCGCGACGCCGGCGTTCCGTGGGATAAGATGGCCGACAAACTGGGAATGACAACGCTGGCCAGCTTCTACCGCGACAGCCCCTCCCCCTACTACAGCCTCCTGCAACACTACCAG CTGTGCGGAGGTCCCGCCGAAGACGTCCTGGAGGCGCTGGCGTCGTTGGGCGTCGACGACGGCGTGCGCCTGCTGCGCCGCCTCCATCCCGACGACGCGCTCGCGCCGCAAGACAAACTCAGACAAG AATCGACGGTGGACAGCGGCTTCAGCAGTCAGCCAATAGAAGACGAGCAGCCGCCCGCGGCCAATCAGTGA
- the nfkb2 gene encoding nuclear factor NF-kappa-B p100 subunit isoform X3, whose product MTEAQLINGYDNDFQFNLTPYEYIPPVDVKTEAYIPETAHGPYIQIIEEPKQRGFRFRYECEGPSHGGLPGASSEKNRRTYPTVKINNYVGHARVEVQLVTHTDPPRVHAHSLVGRHCNENGTCTLDVGPDDLTASFSNLGILHVTKKGVTDVLTRRLRDEWRRRPGGSARPTATEESALVKEAKELSKMVDLNIVRLKFTAFLKDSNGGFTRALRAVVSNAIYDSKSPNASNLKISRMDKTCGSVLGGDEIFLLCDKVQKDDIDVRFYEDEDGGWEAYGDFAPTDVHKQYAIVFKTPPYHSAEIERPVTVFLQLKRKKAGDCSDPKHFTYIPHVQDKEEVLRKKQKPLPHYEPWRGGGGGGAGGGGFGGGGATSEASALQAGASDAARQARGALLRYCAGGDARVLLELHGRLCATRDASGDTPLHLSVIHQQTAVTCQLIDTLLSNRRERLLDVANHQQQTALHLAALTRQASAVEALMRAGADPGLRDKDGRCPLHLAALGGDAATLRAALAHLGEGHAHVLNTADYHGLVPLHLAVRRDGHRCLRLLVESGAKVNAPELKGGHTALHMAVRQNLLKVACTLVTELKADVNARTFGGNTPLHLAAAAHAHTLCSVLLAAGADKYMENDEPLVLSSSSDDDEEEAGATARPVGSRKRRVSGHTALDLAKCHKVRKLLTSPTARHVTDKIQGKRGGAAGGEPRWRVDADTLGHLVEVVRDAGVPWDKMADKLGMTTLASFYRDSPSPYYSLLQHYQLCGGPAEDVLEALASLGVDDGVRLLRRLHPDDALAPQDKLRQESTVDSGFSSQPIEDEQPPAANQ is encoded by the exons aTGACGGAAGCTCAGTTGATCAACGGCTACGACAACGAC TTCCAGTTCAACTTGACGCCGTACGAATACATTCCTCCCGTGGACGTGAAGACTGAAGCGTACATACCTGAGACAG CACATGGCCCTTACATACAAATCATCGAGGAGCCCAAACAG CGCGGCTTTCGCTTTCGTTATGAGTGCGAGGGCCCGTCGCACGGCGGTCTGCCGGGAGCCTCCAGTGAGAAAAACAGAAGGACGTACCCCACTGTCAAG aTCAACAACTACGTGGGCCACGCGCGTGTGGAGGTTCAGCTGGTGACCCACACGGATCCGCCGCGCGTGCACGCGCACAGCCTGGTGGGACGCCACTGCAACGAGAACGGAACGTGCACCCTGGACGTGGGACCCGACGACCTGACCGCCTC TTTCAGCAACCTGGGCATCCTCCACGTGACCAAGAAGGGTGTGACGGACGTCCTGACGCGGAGACTGCGAGACGAGTGGCGTCGGCGTCCGGGAGGCTCCGCCCGGCCCACGGCGACCGAGGAGAGCGCGCTGGTCAAGGAGGCCAAGGAGCTGTCCAAGATGGTGGACCTCAACATCGTCAGGCTCAAGTTCACCGCCTTCCTCAAGGACAGCAACGGAGGATTCACGAGAGCTCTCCGGGCCGTGGTGTCCAACGCCATCTACGACAGCA AATCTCCCAACGCGTCCAACCTGAAGATCTCCCGCATGGACAAGACGTGCGGATCGGTGCTGGGAGGAGACGAGATCTTCCTGCTCTGCGACAAAGTCCAGAAAG ACGACATCGACGTGCGCTTCTACGAGGACGAGGACGGCGGCTGGGAGGCGTACGGCGACTTCGCTCCGACCGACGTCCACAAGCAG TACGCCATCGTGTTCAAAACGCCGCCGTACCACAGCGCCGAGATCGAGCGTCCCGTCACCGTCTTCCTCCAGCTCAAGCGGAAAAAGGCGGGAGACTGCAGCGACCCCAAACACTTCACGTACATTCCGCACGTTCAAG ACAAAGAGGAGGTGCTGAGGAAGAAACAAAAGCCCCTCCCCCACTACGAGCcctggcgaggaggaggaggaggaggagccggcggcggcggctttgGAGGGGGAGGAGCTACAAGTGAAG CCTCCGCCCTCCAGGCCGGCGCGTCGGACGCCGCTCGTCAGGCGCGCGGCGCCCTACTTCGCTACTGCGCCGGCGGCGACGCTCGGGTCCTTCTGGAGCTGCACGGACGCCTGTGCGCCACGCGGGACGCCAGCGGAGACAC TCCCCTGCACCTGTCCGTCATCCATCAGCAGACGGCCGTCACCTGCCAGCTGATCGACACGTTGCTTAGCAACCGGCGGGAACGCCTGCTCGACGTCGCCAATCATCAGCAGCAG ACGGCGCTGCACCTGGCGGCGCTGACGCGTCAGGCGTCTGCGGTGGAGGCGCTGATGAGGGCGGGGGCGGACCCCGGCCTGCGGGACAAAGACGGCCGCTGCCCGCTGCACCTGGCGGCGCTGGGCGGCGACGCGGCCACGCTGCGCGCCGCGCTGGCCCACCTGGGGGAAGGACACGCCCACGTCTTGAACACGGCCGATTACCACG GTTTGGTCCCGCTTCACCTGGCGGTCCGTCGCGACGGGCATCGCTGTCTGCGCCTGCTGGTGGAGAGCGGCGCTAAGGTCAACGCCCCCGAGCTGAAGGGCGGACACACGGCTCTGCACATGGCCGTCCGCCAAAACCTTCTCAAGGTCGCCTGCACGCTGGTCACCGAG TTGAAGGCGGACGTGAACGCTCGCACGTTCGGAGGAAACACGCCGCTTCATCTGGCCGCCgccgcacacgcgcacacgctcTGCTCCGTGCTGCTTGCCGCcg GTGCGGACAAATACATGGAAAACGACGAGCCGCTGGTCTTAAGCTCCTCCtccgacgacgacgaggaggaggcgggggcTACGGCGCGGCCAGTCGGCAGCCGGAAGAGACGAGTGAGCGGGCACACGGCGCTGGACCTGGCCAAATGTCACAAG GTCAGGAAGCTGCTGACGTCGCCGACCGCTCGTCACGTGACTGACAAGATCCAAGGCAAACGAG GCGGCGCGGCAGGCGGCGAGCCGCGTTGGCGCGTGGACGCGGACACGCTGGGCCACCTGGTGGAGGTTGTCCGCGACGCCGGCGTTCCGTGGGATAAGATGGCCGACAAACTGGGAATGACAACGCTGGCCAGCTTCTACCGCGACAGCCCCTCCCCCTACTACAGCCTCCTGCAACACTACCAG CTGTGCGGAGGTCCCGCCGAAGACGTCCTGGAGGCGCTGGCGTCGTTGGGCGTCGACGACGGCGTGCGCCTGCTGCGCCGCCTCCATCCCGACGACGCGCTCGCGCCGCAAGACAAACTCAGACAAG AATCGACGGTGGACAGCGGCTTCAGCAGTCAGCCAATAGAAGACGAGCAGCCGCCCGCGGCCAATCAGTGA
- the nfkb2 gene encoding nuclear factor NF-kappa-B p100 subunit isoform X5: MTEAQLINGYDNDFQFNLTPYEYIPPVDVKTEAYIPETAHGPYIQIIEEPKQRGFRFRYECEGPSHGGLPGASSEKNRRTYPTVKINNYVGHARVEVQLVTHTDPPRVHAHSLVGRHCNENGTCTLDVGPDDLTASFSNLGILHVTKKGVTDVLTRRLRDEWRRRPGGSARPTATEESALVKEAKELSKMVDLNIVRLKFTAFLKDSNGGFTRALRAVVSNAIYDSKSPNASNLKISRMDKTCGSVLGGDEIFLLCDKVQKDKEEVLRKKQKPLPHYEPWRGGGGGGAGGGGFGGGGATSEGFHFSQQMNGAAGGGGGGGGVFYSGSSGSFGGGGVHMSGSALQRRQLAVIASALQAGASDAARQARGALLRYCAGGDARVLLELHGRLCATRDASGDTPLHLSVIHQQTAVTCQLIDTLLSNRRERLLDVANHQQQTALHLAALTRQASAVEALMRAGADPGLRDKDGRCPLHLAALGGDAATLRAALAHLGEGHAHVLNTADYHGLVPLHLAVRRDGHRCLRLLVESGAKVNAPELKGGHTALHMAVRQNLLKVACTLVTELKADVNARTFGGNTPLHLAAAAHAHTLCSVLLAAGADKYMENDEPLVLSSSSDDDEEEAGATARPVGSRKRRVSGHTALDLAKCHKVRKLLTSPTARHVTDKIQGKRGGAAGGEPRWRVDADTLGHLVEVVRDAGVPWDKMADKLGMTTLASFYRDSPSPYYSLLQHYQLCGGPAEDVLEALASLGVDDGVRLLRRLHPDDALAPQDKLRQESTVDSGFSSQPIEDEQPPAANQ; the protein is encoded by the exons aTGACGGAAGCTCAGTTGATCAACGGCTACGACAACGAC TTCCAGTTCAACTTGACGCCGTACGAATACATTCCTCCCGTGGACGTGAAGACTGAAGCGTACATACCTGAGACAG CACATGGCCCTTACATACAAATCATCGAGGAGCCCAAACAG CGCGGCTTTCGCTTTCGTTATGAGTGCGAGGGCCCGTCGCACGGCGGTCTGCCGGGAGCCTCCAGTGAGAAAAACAGAAGGACGTACCCCACTGTCAAG aTCAACAACTACGTGGGCCACGCGCGTGTGGAGGTTCAGCTGGTGACCCACACGGATCCGCCGCGCGTGCACGCGCACAGCCTGGTGGGACGCCACTGCAACGAGAACGGAACGTGCACCCTGGACGTGGGACCCGACGACCTGACCGCCTC TTTCAGCAACCTGGGCATCCTCCACGTGACCAAGAAGGGTGTGACGGACGTCCTGACGCGGAGACTGCGAGACGAGTGGCGTCGGCGTCCGGGAGGCTCCGCCCGGCCCACGGCGACCGAGGAGAGCGCGCTGGTCAAGGAGGCCAAGGAGCTGTCCAAGATGGTGGACCTCAACATCGTCAGGCTCAAGTTCACCGCCTTCCTCAAGGACAGCAACGGAGGATTCACGAGAGCTCTCCGGGCCGTGGTGTCCAACGCCATCTACGACAGCA AATCTCCCAACGCGTCCAACCTGAAGATCTCCCGCATGGACAAGACGTGCGGATCGGTGCTGGGAGGAGACGAGATCTTCCTGCTCTGCGACAAAGTCCAGAAAG ACAAAGAGGAGGTGCTGAGGAAGAAACAAAAGCCCCTCCCCCACTACGAGCcctggcgaggaggaggaggaggaggagccggcggcggcggctttgGAGGGGGAGGAGCTACAAGTGAAG GTTTTCACTTCAGCCAGCAAATGAACGGCGCGgcgggtggaggaggaggagggggcggaGTCTTCTATTCCGGAAGCAGCGGCAGCTTTGGAGGGGGCGGGGTCCACATGTCAGGCTCCGCCCTCCAGCGCAGGCAACTGGCCGTTATCG CCTCCGCCCTCCAGGCCGGCGCGTCGGACGCCGCTCGTCAGGCGCGCGGCGCCCTACTTCGCTACTGCGCCGGCGGCGACGCTCGGGTCCTTCTGGAGCTGCACGGACGCCTGTGCGCCACGCGGGACGCCAGCGGAGACAC TCCCCTGCACCTGTCCGTCATCCATCAGCAGACGGCCGTCACCTGCCAGCTGATCGACACGTTGCTTAGCAACCGGCGGGAACGCCTGCTCGACGTCGCCAATCATCAGCAGCAG ACGGCGCTGCACCTGGCGGCGCTGACGCGTCAGGCGTCTGCGGTGGAGGCGCTGATGAGGGCGGGGGCGGACCCCGGCCTGCGGGACAAAGACGGCCGCTGCCCGCTGCACCTGGCGGCGCTGGGCGGCGACGCGGCCACGCTGCGCGCCGCGCTGGCCCACCTGGGGGAAGGACACGCCCACGTCTTGAACACGGCCGATTACCACG GTTTGGTCCCGCTTCACCTGGCGGTCCGTCGCGACGGGCATCGCTGTCTGCGCCTGCTGGTGGAGAGCGGCGCTAAGGTCAACGCCCCCGAGCTGAAGGGCGGACACACGGCTCTGCACATGGCCGTCCGCCAAAACCTTCTCAAGGTCGCCTGCACGCTGGTCACCGAG TTGAAGGCGGACGTGAACGCTCGCACGTTCGGAGGAAACACGCCGCTTCATCTGGCCGCCgccgcacacgcgcacacgctcTGCTCCGTGCTGCTTGCCGCcg GTGCGGACAAATACATGGAAAACGACGAGCCGCTGGTCTTAAGCTCCTCCtccgacgacgacgaggaggaggcgggggcTACGGCGCGGCCAGTCGGCAGCCGGAAGAGACGAGTGAGCGGGCACACGGCGCTGGACCTGGCCAAATGTCACAAG GTCAGGAAGCTGCTGACGTCGCCGACCGCTCGTCACGTGACTGACAAGATCCAAGGCAAACGAG GCGGCGCGGCAGGCGGCGAGCCGCGTTGGCGCGTGGACGCGGACACGCTGGGCCACCTGGTGGAGGTTGTCCGCGACGCCGGCGTTCCGTGGGATAAGATGGCCGACAAACTGGGAATGACAACGCTGGCCAGCTTCTACCGCGACAGCCCCTCCCCCTACTACAGCCTCCTGCAACACTACCAG CTGTGCGGAGGTCCCGCCGAAGACGTCCTGGAGGCGCTGGCGTCGTTGGGCGTCGACGACGGCGTGCGCCTGCTGCGCCGCCTCCATCCCGACGACGCGCTCGCGCCGCAAGACAAACTCAGACAAG AATCGACGGTGGACAGCGGCTTCAGCAGTCAGCCAATAGAAGACGAGCAGCCGCCCGCGGCCAATCAGTGA
- the nfkb2 gene encoding nuclear factor NF-kappa-B p100 subunit isoform X2, which produces MTEAQLINGYDNDFQFNLTPYEYIPPVDVKTEAYIPETAHGPYIQIIEEPKQRGFRFRYECEGPSHGGLPGASSEKNRRTYPTVKINNYVGHARVEVQLVTHTDPPRVHAHSLVGRHCNENGTCTLDVGPDDLTASFSNLGILHVTKKGVTDVLTRRLRDEWRRRPGGSARPTATEESALVKEAKELSKMVDLNIVRLKFTAFLKDSNGGFTRALRAVVSNAIYDSSGSRRRAASGRSLDHASLSFPGRISQRVQPEDLPHGQDVRIGAGRRRDLPALRQSPERRHRRALLRGRGRRLGGVRRLRSDRRPQADKEEVLRKKQKPLPHYEPWRGGGGGGAGGGGFGGGGATSEGFHFSQQMNGAAGGGGGGGGVFYSGSSGSFGGGGVHMSGSALQRRQLAVIASALQAGASDAARQARGALLRYCAGGDARVLLELHGRLCATRDASGDTPLHLSVIHQQTAVTCQLIDTLLSNRRERLLDVANHQQQTALHLAALTRQASAVEALMRAGADPGLRDKDGRCPLHLAALGGDAATLRAALAHLGEGHAHVLNTADYHGLVPLHLAVRRDGHRCLRLLVESGAKVNAPELKGGHTALHMAVRQNLLKVACTLVTELKADVNARTFGGNTPLHLAAAAHAHTLCSVLLAAGADKYMENDEPLVLSSSSDDDEEEAGATARPVGSRKRRVSGHTALDLAKCHKVRKLLTSPTARHVTDKIQGKRGGAAGGEPRWRVDADTLGHLVEVVRDAGVPWDKMADKLGMTTLASFYRDSPSPYYSLLQHYQLCGGPAEDVLEALASLGVDDGVRLLRRLHPDDALAPQDKLRQESTVDSGFSSQPIEDEQPPAANQ; this is translated from the exons aTGACGGAAGCTCAGTTGATCAACGGCTACGACAACGAC TTCCAGTTCAACTTGACGCCGTACGAATACATTCCTCCCGTGGACGTGAAGACTGAAGCGTACATACCTGAGACAG CACATGGCCCTTACATACAAATCATCGAGGAGCCCAAACAG CGCGGCTTTCGCTTTCGTTATGAGTGCGAGGGCCCGTCGCACGGCGGTCTGCCGGGAGCCTCCAGTGAGAAAAACAGAAGGACGTACCCCACTGTCAAG aTCAACAACTACGTGGGCCACGCGCGTGTGGAGGTTCAGCTGGTGACCCACACGGATCCGCCGCGCGTGCACGCGCACAGCCTGGTGGGACGCCACTGCAACGAGAACGGAACGTGCACCCTGGACGTGGGACCCGACGACCTGACCGCCTC TTTCAGCAACCTGGGCATCCTCCACGTGACCAAGAAGGGTGTGACGGACGTCCTGACGCGGAGACTGCGAGACGAGTGGCGTCGGCGTCCGGGAGGCTCCGCCCGGCCCACGGCGACCGAGGAGAGCGCGCTGGTCAAGGAGGCCAAGGAGCTGTCCAAGATGGTGGACCTCAACATCGTCAGGCTCAAGTTCACCGCCTTCCTCAAGGACAGCAACGGAGGATTCACGAGAGCTCTCCGGGCCGTGGTGTCCAACGCCATCTACGACAGCAGTGGGTCTCGCCGGCGTGCCGCCTCCGGCCGTTCGCTCGATCACGCGTCTCTTTCTTTCCCCGGCAGAATCTCCCAACGCGTCCAACCTGAAGATCTCCCGCATGGACAAGACGTGCGGATCGGTGCTGGGAGGAGACGAGATCTTCCTGCTCTGCGACAAAGTCCAGAAAG ACGACATCGACGTGCGCTTCTACGAGGACGAGGACGGCGGCTGGGAGGCGTACGGCGACTTCGCTCCGACCGACGTCCACAAGCAG ACAAAGAGGAGGTGCTGAGGAAGAAACAAAAGCCCCTCCCCCACTACGAGCcctggcgaggaggaggaggaggaggagccggcggcggcggctttgGAGGGGGAGGAGCTACAAGTGAAG GTTTTCACTTCAGCCAGCAAATGAACGGCGCGgcgggtggaggaggaggagggggcggaGTCTTCTATTCCGGAAGCAGCGGCAGCTTTGGAGGGGGCGGGGTCCACATGTCAGGCTCCGCCCTCCAGCGCAGGCAACTGGCCGTTATCG CCTCCGCCCTCCAGGCCGGCGCGTCGGACGCCGCTCGTCAGGCGCGCGGCGCCCTACTTCGCTACTGCGCCGGCGGCGACGCTCGGGTCCTTCTGGAGCTGCACGGACGCCTGTGCGCCACGCGGGACGCCAGCGGAGACAC TCCCCTGCACCTGTCCGTCATCCATCAGCAGACGGCCGTCACCTGCCAGCTGATCGACACGTTGCTTAGCAACCGGCGGGAACGCCTGCTCGACGTCGCCAATCATCAGCAGCAG ACGGCGCTGCACCTGGCGGCGCTGACGCGTCAGGCGTCTGCGGTGGAGGCGCTGATGAGGGCGGGGGCGGACCCCGGCCTGCGGGACAAAGACGGCCGCTGCCCGCTGCACCTGGCGGCGCTGGGCGGCGACGCGGCCACGCTGCGCGCCGCGCTGGCCCACCTGGGGGAAGGACACGCCCACGTCTTGAACACGGCCGATTACCACG GTTTGGTCCCGCTTCACCTGGCGGTCCGTCGCGACGGGCATCGCTGTCTGCGCCTGCTGGTGGAGAGCGGCGCTAAGGTCAACGCCCCCGAGCTGAAGGGCGGACACACGGCTCTGCACATGGCCGTCCGCCAAAACCTTCTCAAGGTCGCCTGCACGCTGGTCACCGAG TTGAAGGCGGACGTGAACGCTCGCACGTTCGGAGGAAACACGCCGCTTCATCTGGCCGCCgccgcacacgcgcacacgctcTGCTCCGTGCTGCTTGCCGCcg GTGCGGACAAATACATGGAAAACGACGAGCCGCTGGTCTTAAGCTCCTCCtccgacgacgacgaggaggaggcgggggcTACGGCGCGGCCAGTCGGCAGCCGGAAGAGACGAGTGAGCGGGCACACGGCGCTGGACCTGGCCAAATGTCACAAG GTCAGGAAGCTGCTGACGTCGCCGACCGCTCGTCACGTGACTGACAAGATCCAAGGCAAACGAG GCGGCGCGGCAGGCGGCGAGCCGCGTTGGCGCGTGGACGCGGACACGCTGGGCCACCTGGTGGAGGTTGTCCGCGACGCCGGCGTTCCGTGGGATAAGATGGCCGACAAACTGGGAATGACAACGCTGGCCAGCTTCTACCGCGACAGCCCCTCCCCCTACTACAGCCTCCTGCAACACTACCAG CTGTGCGGAGGTCCCGCCGAAGACGTCCTGGAGGCGCTGGCGTCGTTGGGCGTCGACGACGGCGTGCGCCTGCTGCGCCGCCTCCATCCCGACGACGCGCTCGCGCCGCAAGACAAACTCAGACAAG AATCGACGGTGGACAGCGGCTTCAGCAGTCAGCCAATAGAAGACGAGCAGCCGCCCGCGGCCAATCAGTGA